From one Streptomyces sp. ICC1 genomic stretch:
- a CDS encoding serine/threonine-protein kinase, with amino-acid sequence MRVGDQLAGRYRLEQRLGMGGMGEVWRAHDTALDRAVAVKVVLESIASEEAVARFRREATIGARLQHPGITVVHDVGQESGRLFIVMELLSGEDLHAALARVPGGLPVDVAVELAAQTAEALAAAHELGVVHRDLKPPNLFLLPGGRLKICDFGIAHSADATAGWTVTGRTGPGSPPYMAPEQWRGEQVDARCDLYALGCVLYALLSGEPPFGQSEGPWVLMRRHIEEPPLPLREAGTPVPPDLDRLVLRLLAKDAADRPESAAAVAESLRGLLDGSAGRGRTGIAVAAGGAPGGGAGRGGRAWGHPGAAGGGGGFPALGHGELEVGVPVVGAGAGSTTGTPTSSSPCPRAGKPTSTLTFQAPGGRDSAVVQPAGAAAGSRTSRQGPIVRAPSALTAFTVAATASSTASPSFSQVMSAVTRPSRCPFTTTFTVSPWACATTGASRIRPRAVRTVWKAIRMRIVAVLRVG; translated from the coding sequence GTGCGGGTGGGGGATCAGCTGGCGGGCCGGTACCGCCTCGAACAGCGGCTCGGCATGGGCGGCATGGGCGAGGTGTGGCGGGCGCACGACACGGCGCTGGACCGCGCCGTGGCGGTGAAGGTGGTACTGGAGTCCATCGCGAGCGAGGAGGCGGTCGCGCGCTTCCGGCGCGAGGCCACCATCGGGGCGCGGCTCCAGCACCCCGGCATCACGGTCGTGCACGACGTGGGCCAGGAGTCGGGGCGGCTCTTCATCGTGATGGAGCTGCTCTCGGGCGAGGACCTGCACGCGGCCCTGGCCCGGGTGCCGGGGGGCCTCCCGGTGGACGTCGCGGTGGAGCTGGCCGCGCAGACCGCCGAGGCGCTGGCCGCCGCCCACGAACTGGGGGTGGTGCACCGCGACTTGAAGCCGCCCAACCTCTTCCTGCTGCCCGGGGGCAGGCTGAAGATCTGCGACTTCGGCATCGCGCACTCGGCCGACGCCACGGCCGGCTGGACGGTCACCGGCCGGACCGGACCCGGCAGCCCGCCGTACATGGCCCCCGAGCAGTGGCGGGGCGAGCAGGTGGACGCCCGCTGCGATCTGTACGCGCTGGGGTGCGTGCTGTACGCCCTGCTGAGCGGCGAGCCGCCCTTCGGGCAGTCCGAGGGCCCCTGGGTGCTGATGCGCCGGCACATCGAGGAGCCGCCGCTGCCGCTGCGCGAGGCCGGTACGCCGGTCCCGCCGGACCTGGACCGGCTGGTGCTGCGCCTGCTGGCCAAGGATGCGGCGGACCGGCCGGAGTCGGCGGCGGCGGTGGCGGAATCCCTGCGGGGACTTCTGGACGGCTCCGCCGGCCGGGGGCGGACGGGCATCGCGGTGGCCGCGGGCGGGGCCCCAGGCGGAGGCGCGGGGCGCGGTGGGCGGGCGTGGGGGCACCCCGGCGCAGCCGGCGGCGGGGGGGGCTTCCCCGCCCTCGGGCACGGCGAACTCGAAGTCGGCGTACCGGTGGTCGGGGCCGGGGCCGGGTCCACCACCGGTACGCCGACTTCGAGTTCGCCGTGCCCGAGGGCGGGGAAGCCCACGTCCACACTGACCTTCCAGGCACCGGGCGGCAGGGACTCGGCCGTGGTCCAGCCGGCCGGCGCCGCCGCGGGGTCGCGCACCAGCCGCCAGGGGCCCATCGTGCGGGCGCCGTCGGCGCTGACCGCGTTCACGGTGGCGGCGACCGCCTCCTCGACGGCGTCCCCGTCGTTCTCCCAGGTGATGTCGGCGGTGACGCGGCCCTCCCGCTGCCCGTTCACCACCACCTTCACGGTGTCGCCGTGGGCGTGCGCCACGACCGGGGCCAGCAGGATCAGGCCGAGGGCGGTCAGGACCGTCTGGAAAGCGATTCGTATGCGCATCGTGGCGGTGCTCCGGGTGGGGTGA